The Micropterus dolomieu isolate WLL.071019.BEF.003 ecotype Adirondacks linkage group LG20, ASM2129224v1, whole genome shotgun sequence genome has a segment encoding these proteins:
- the LOC123959276 gene encoding DNA-directed RNA polymerase III subunit RPC1, producing MTGAKTQMIMEDWDFLQLQCALYINSELSGIPLNMAPKKWTRGFVQRLKGKQGRFRGNLSGKRVDFSGRTVISPDPNLRIDEVAVPVHVAKILTYPERVNKANLELMRKLVRNGPEVHPGANFIQNRHTQMKRFLKYGNREKIAQELRFGDVVERHMIDGDIVLFNRQPSLHKLSIMAHIARVKPHRTFRFNECVCTPYNADFDGDEMNLHLPQTEEAKAEALVLMGTKANLVTPRNGEPLIAAIQDFLTGAYLLTLKDTFFDRSKACQIVASILVGKDEKVRISLPRPAIMKPMALWTGKQIFSMILKPSKECPVKANLRTKGKQYCGKGEDLCHNDSFVVIHNSELMCGSMDKGTLGSGSKNNIFYILLRDWGQMEAANAMSRLARLAPVYLSNRGFSIGIGDVTPGQGLLQAKHDLLDEGYKKCDEYIEALQTGKLQQQPGCTAEETLEALILRELSVIRDRAGSACLRELDKSNSPLIMALCGSKGSFINISQMIACVGQQAISGSRVPDGFENRSLPHFEKHSKLPAAKGFVADSFYSGLTPTEFFFHTMAGREGLVDTAVKTAETGYMQRRLVKSLEDLCSQYDLTVRSSTGDIIQFIYGGDGLDPAAMEGKDEPLEFKRVLDNIRAVYTCPDEPALSQNELVLTADAIMKRADFLCCRDSFLEEIKKFIKSISERIKKTRDKYGINDNGTSEPKVLYQLDRITPTQLEKFLETCRDKYMRAQMEPGSAVGALCAQSIGEPGTQMTLKTFHFAGVASMNITLGVPRIKEIINASKNISTPIITAHLDVEDDADFARLVKGRIEKTLLGEISEYIEEVFLPDDCFILVKLSLERIRLLRLELSVSVIVGPNDFSDVENRRNR from the exons ATGACGGGGGCAAAGACCCAGATGATCATGGAGGACTGGGACTTCCTCCAGCTGCAGTGTGCTCTTTACATCAACAGCGAGCTTTCTGGCATCCCCCTCAACATGGCACCTAAGAAATGGACCAGAGGCTTTGTGCAGAGACTCAAGGGGAAGCAAG GTCGATTCAGAGGAAACCTCTCAGGAAAAAGAGTGGACTTCTCTGGCAGAACTGTCATTTCTCCTGACCCAAACCTGAGGATTGATGAGGTTGCCGTCCCTGTGCATGTGGCCAAAATCCTGACGTACCCAGAGAGG GTGAACAAAGCCAATCTGGAGCTAATGAGGAAACTGGTCCGCAATGGTCCTGAGGTTCACCCCGGAGCCAACTTCATCCAgaatagacacacacagatgaaaag gTTCTTAAAATATGGAAACCGTGAGAAGATAGCTCAGGAGCTGAGGTTTGGTGATGTGGTGGAAAGGCACATGATTGACGGAGACATCGTCCTCTTCAATCGACAACCTTCGCTGCACAAACTCAGTATCATGGCCCACATT GCCAGAGTCAAACCTCACAGGACGTTTCGGTTCAATGAGTGCGTGTGCACCCCGTACAACGCCGACTTTGACGGTGATGAAATGAACCTTCATCTACCTCAGACTGAAGAGGCCAAGGCTGAGGCCCTCGTCCTGATGGGG ACAAAAGCTAATCTTGTCACTCCAAGAAATGGTGAACCGCTGATTGCTGCTATTCAGGACTTCCTGACAG GGGCCTACCTCTTGACATTGAAGGACACCTTCTTTGACAGATCAAAAGCCTGTCAGATAGTGGCATCAATCCTTGTGGGCAAAGATGAAAAAGTCAGGATCTCTCTTCCACGCCCAGCTATAATGAAG CCCATGGCTCTGTGGACGGGCAAACAGATCTTCAGCATGATCCTGAAGCCGAGTAAGGAATGTCCAGTCAAGGCAAACCTAAGGACCAAGGGCAAACAGTACTGTGGCAAGGGAGAGGATCTCTGTCACAACGACTCGT TCGTGGTGATCCACAACAGTGAGCTGATGTGTGGTAGCATGGACAAGGGCACCTTGGGATCTGGCTCCAAGAACAACATCTTCTACATCCTGCTGAGAGACTGGGGACAGATGGAGGCTGCAAACGCCATGTCCCGCCTGGCTAGACTAGCTCCGGTGTACCTCT CCAATCGGGGCTTTTCTATTGGCATTGGCGATGTTACACCTGGCCAGGGTCTGCTGCAGGCCAAACACGACCTTTTAGATGAAGGTTACAAGAAGTGTGACGAATACATCGAAGCTCTACAGACGGGCAAGTTGCAGCAGCAACCTGGCTGCACGGCAGAAGAGACCCTGGAG GCTCTCATCTTGAGAGAGCTGTCCGTCATCAGAGACCGAGCTGGCAGTGCATGCCTCAGGGAGCTCGACAAGAGCAACAGCCCCCTGATCATGGCTCTTTGCGGCTCCAAAG GATCCTTCATTAATATCTCTCAGATGATTGCCTGTGTGGGCCAGCAGGCCATAAGTGGCTCTCGAGTGCCTGATGGTTTTGAAAATCGTTCCCTGCCTCACTTTGAAAAGCACTCAAAA CTGCCCGCTGCTAAAGGCTTTGTGGCCGACAGCTTCTATTCTGGTCTGACGCCCACAGAGTTCTTCTTCCACACCATGGCTGGCCGGGAGGGTCTGGTGGACACTGCTGTGAAGACTGCAGAGACTGGATACATGCAG AGGCGTCTGGTTAAGTCCCTGGAGGATTTGTGCTCACAGTACGACCTGACAGTACGCAGCTCTACCGGCGACATCATCCAGTTTATTTATGGGGGAGATGGTCTGGACCCCGCTGCCATGGAGGGAAAGGATGAACCGCTGGAGTTTAAGAGAGTTTTAGACAACATTCGG GCGGTCTACACATGTCCAGATGAGCCTGCACTCAGTCAAAACGAGCTGGTCCTCACTGCTGATGCTATCATGAAGAGAGCTGACTTCTTGTGCTGCAGAGACAGCTTCTTGGAG GAGATAAAGAAATTTATTAAGAGCATCTCGGAAAGGATCAAGAAGACCAGAGACAAATACGGCATCAATGACAATGGCACCAGCGAG CCAAAAGTTCTCTATCAGCTGGACCGCATAACCCCCACCCAGCTGGAGAAGTTCCTTGAAACCTGCAGAGACAAGTACATGAG AGCTCAGATGGAGCCAGGCTCAGCAGTGGGGGCCCTGTGTGCACAGAGCATCGGGGAGCCCGGTACTCAGATGACCTTGAAAACTTTCCATTTTGCTGGTGTAGCATCCATGAATATCACTCTGGGGGTGCCTCGCATCAAAGAGATCATTAATGCCTCCAAGAACATCAG CACGCCTATAATCACTGCTCATTTGGATGTGGAAGACGACGCTGACTTTGCCAGGCTAGTTAAGGGGAGGATAGAGAAAACTCTTCTAGGAGAG ATTTCTGAGTACATTGAAGAAGTGTTTCTGCCAGATGACTGTTTCATTCTGGTGAAATTGTCACTGGAGAGAATAAGGCTGCTGCGACTGGAG CTTTCAGTGTCTGTCATTGTAGGGCCCAATGATTTCAGTGATGTGGAAAACAGACGGAATCGCTGA